The nucleotide window cAGTCAATAGATTTATCACTCCGTTTTTATCTGACTCCATTTCccatatgttttttttagcaTTTTAACAGAGATTTTTGTCTCTGGTTCTAATCGCTCCCTCAACAGCCTTTTTTACCACAGCTGTTTTAGGAACTCTCAGAACCTTTTAAGACTGTCATCTCACGGAAtgccacaaaaacatacatttctccatacattatatacattatcTACGGATATCCGTCTAACCCAAGTTTTCTCAGCGCGTCTTGAGATGAATCTTTTCGGATAGCTAGTCCTGACTCACTTTCGACTGAAGTAATAGCTGCAGCTATACTTTGCTGTCACTTGTTGTTTAATAGTGCAACTTTTTAGCCAGGACggatattacaataataatttgcttgaggtctgttgaaaaacgttagacaCGCAGGCACCCCCCGAATCGCTAGCACCCTTGGCTAACCTGATCTTTTTCAACAGCCTTGTTTTAGATGTAACCATATTACTCTGATTGCACACACTTTAACCATTTGTTGGTTAAGTGGCGATTTTTTACCGGACCTTCCGAACTTTACCTTTTGCTAGGTTCAAAAGGCCCTAAAAGAAATGTCCTCAGTTTACTCGAATTTTGTTTTAAAGAGGCCCATAGTAGTTTTGTACCTAAGCTTCCCAGGTTATAAATAGAGGCCGCCGGAGACCCCCTTGCCTGAGCTTAATAGTACGACAGTAGAGAAGCtttagcaagaaacatttacattcaatCATTTCTTTCATTCAGGGTAACATACATCCTGgcaattaaaacatttgcaaccaGTCCCCTTCTCCAAAGCCTTTTTCACCTTCTCTTAGTTCAAGATTCGTATCTAAGCATTCATTAGGTACTTTACAGGTTTTTTCATTGCCTACCTTCTCAAATGTAGATGTAGCGAATCACGTCGGTAGTCACCAATTGTTGgggtctcgaaagtggttcttagtgaagcaagaattaacaggcttggagtcaggagattgattgcaaaggtcTTTGTCTTTATTGTTGCCAGGCAGATTGGAAATCACGCGCAGAACTTCTCTAGCCAGGGAAGTCTACCATGCATTGACAGACTAGagcttttatacagtcttattacgtcacacaaatatgtttggccattatcagacaacacacagtttgttcaagataaacagatgtcctccctcaattggctgtccttacacaacccgtggtccctcttgcacaacccgtggtctcactcgagcaacatttccctatcaggtcatcccgACCTGACTCCTTCTctgaaaagaacattctaacgggagggggagagtgactctcccagctcactcttctcctcattatcgagcatgggacccaaacagcttcctctctcacctaattccttacatggggataaacatggggataaacaagtcttctttCCTGGCCTAGTTCCCTACGTGggctatttcctctcctcatctaacCCCTGTCCTAGTTGACTCCTTTCTTGAGGTCACCTTACATCAGAAATCCCCCGAcaggaacactaagtaggagaactaagagttcagggacggaagaatttcaatttaataaggcggacatgtcataaagacaaattgccgacgaggatgagattcaaAGTCGcgcgtgcagagcacaatgggttagcagtccatcgccttaaccactcggccacctcgtcttttTGAGCTCTGGGCCCATTGCAGTTAAAAACCTTCCATTttacaaaacatggagaaaagcaagtgacgccatgcacaattgggaaaggaacaaaatcaggagttgaggaaggaatcaaagagttgttggaaaggtagtggagggacactaagtaggaggaaggaagaatttcaatttgataaggcggacatgtcataaagacaacttgccgacgaggatgagattcgaagtTGCGcgagcagagcacaatggattagcagtcaatcgccttaaccactcggccacctcgtcttttGGAGCACTGGGCCAACGGCAGTtaaaaaaccttccatttcacaaaacgtggagaaaagcaggtgacgacaggcacaattgtgaaacgaacaaaatcaggagctgaggaaggaatcagagagttattggaaaggtagtggaggaacactaagtaggagaactaagagttcagggacggaagaatttcaatttaataaggcggacatgtcataaagacaacttgccgacgaggatgagattcaaAGTCGTgcgtgcagagcacaatgggttagcagtccatcgccttaaccactcggccacctcgtcttttTGAGCTCTGGGCCCATTGCAGTTAAAAACCTTCCATTttacaaaacatggagaaaagcaagtgacgccatgcacaattgggaaaggaacaaaatcaggagctgaggaaggaatataaagagttgttggaaaggtagtggaggaacactaagtaggagaactaagaattcagggacggaagaatttcaatttaaagggcggacatgtcataaacttaacttgccgacgaggatgagattcgaagtTGCGcgagcagagcacaatggattagcagtccatcgccttttttttttctctttattataaaaaaaaaccaTCTACAATATTTGCTGACACTTCAGCTTACATTACATATATATAGCACAGGTCCAAACATCATGTACAAATTACAACATTGATCACATGTTAAATTCCTGCTTCAACAAGCTCTCAATACAACCATGAACcgaaaatgaaatgaaagaaaaactCAAAACCTAAACACCaagccccccccctcttctttctctATAAATCTACAatccttcaaaaataccttCTCAAAGTCCCCATGTCCATACTTGTACATCAGTCCCACATCCTTTTTTAACATCCCCACAAATATGTCCCACACTTTTACCCTCTTAGCCTCAAAACGCGCCAAGTTCCGCCTTAAGTACACTGCATATCTTGCATGGGACAACACATAGTTCAATAACTCTATATTtaaccccgtctctctctcccacactccaaACAATACTAAACACCTCCAATCAAACCGTCCTATCCATTCCACTCCCCAGTTTGACGCCAACAATAGCTTAAGCCTTACATAAAACCCAGACACAGAGTTGCATTCAAACATCATGTGCATCAGgttttcatcctcctcttcacacacatcacacacccgTGACACTGACCTGTCTATCTGATGAATCACCACCTTAGTGTAAATCCTGTTGTGCCTAAGCATAAAATCAAAATGTGTACATTCAAGACTATTTAGTTTCACCATTAAATTACCCCACAAACATTCCATATCCAACCCCggaaacacacacctccacaccttcTCCGAGGCAGGTACCCTAACCTTCCCAACTAGCAGAGCCCAGTAAATATCTTTTACCCTGGCAGAGGACAATGCCCGGCTAGactcccccatccccatccGTAAGTCAGGCAATGCTCCCAcattccccacacacacagaactatCCAGAATATCAACCCACTCCCTGGGGAAGCACTCCTTTAACCTCTCAAAGACCCCTAATACCGCCCCTCTACCGATATCCCACTCCACTGCCCAGATAGTGTCCAGGATTGCCTGATCCGTCAGGAACCCTGGGATTACCTCATACCTAAAATCCCGAACCTTCACCATACCTGCCTTCATGAACACCTTACTCTCCAAAAGCCTTCCCCTTGATTTCAGCACAGGATTCAAAAACACCGGCATATTCAAAATCACCCCTGCCGATACACATGAATAGGTAATTTGTGGCAAAAACTCCCCCCAAGCCCTAAACACCTCCTTATAAAACTAATAAGGTGCCCCTACATACATCCCTGGCTTCAGACACATTAACAGGCCATAATCCCCACAACCACTAACTTTATGTACCCAGTGGCGAAAAAACTCCATCCACCCATGACCCTGCTCTCCATACAAACATTTCTTAACTGTCTTGACCCGCATGGCTTTCAGTTTAACTTCAATGTCCATTAATCTCAACCCCCCCTTCAAATAATCTGCAATCAAAACATCATGAGCAATCTTAAccgctcccccacccccaccccacaagAAGCCGGATACCATCCCCTTGATTTCCTTCaacacccacacaggcacatCCAAAACACCTAACACATAGACACATTTAGACATTAGCAAAGCATTCACCACCACCACTTTACCCCTCAATTTCAATTTCCTTTGTTTCCAGAAGTTCAAAGTGGTCTTGATCTTGTTAATCACCCCCGTCCATGTAATGTCTCCGGCTTCACATTCATTCACCCCAATATTCACCCCCAAAACCTTTACATAATCCTTTACCGTTCTAAAAGGAACGTTACATGTGGATATGTCCATTTCTTTTGCACACAACATTTCACTTTTTTCAACATTCACCCTTGCCCCAGATGCCTTCCCATATATATCAAAACATttcattaaacattttacaCTGTCCACATCCATTACAGTACATGTTGTATCGTCAGCATAGTGATGCAGGACActcactcctccccctggcATTTTTACACCACGGACACCACAATCACTTTTAACAAATGCTGCCAAGGGCTCCACTGAGTTTGTACCTTCAATACCAATCACTTATCTATGAGCAGAATCAAtactatttacagtattttgtgtatttttgtccGGTATCCCAACTCATCGAAGGGAGGGCGGCTCACCTGCTGTTCTAGTTCCTCTTTGTACGTTGGTGCCCTCCGctcaacaggctccacccttcccagtctggtggacctgctctctctatagggaggtccaccctcctcagcccagggacccctgccctcggccGGGTGGTGGCCCCAGTGcgcccctgtctgctggttaGCAAACAACCTGCTGGAAATGTCACTGGTCTGGACATGATCACAACCTGCAAAGATGAAATATATTACACCAAGGGGTATTCCATGCACTTTAAAGTATGTGTTATCTGCaatgtgccagctggtgcagtgactgtctacctgagaCTGTGTTGATAGGaagcagtctgtcctctctcaggttgGGCATGGTCACATTGGCTATTCTCTgagaggtctcggggttcagccaagcttcctcattctgcctgtgcatctgcttcaggtcagctagacaggcaAATCATAAGAAGTGTTTTAAATACAAGATTCAAAAGTAAAAATCAGCAGACCAGCAAACATTTTCACCCCTgacttcaaaactgtttaaaatgtgGCCCTCTACAAAGTGACTATATCAAATcatgttatttgtatagcccttcttacaaacaatgtcacagagggcttcacagataaGATGAgcacctatatatatatatatttatatatctatATTTATATGGGAATGAGCCTGTATCTCTCATCAATTTAACACAGATCCACTTATGCGATCCTGAAAGGTGAGCCAACAATGAAGGTaagtgaaacatgctacaacgtacTTATGAGGTCCCCTCGGGTGTCTCTGAGGGGTGCGCCacaccctccccggccccatggGTTGTAGTTCTTCATTTCAGCCTCCGTCTTGGCCTCAGcccagtctctttctttcttttccagcctcaggcgctcctgcttctcctggatctggaGGGTTACAAGATTTTGAAGGAATATGGTGAGGAATACTGACTCCCCCGGAACCACATGTACCAGAGATTTGAGGATAGACCCAGCATAGattgtgacatcatcatgaacATCAGACTGACTTTCACTGGGTGAGACAGTCTAAATGGGATGAATCAAACTACCTTACAAATGATGTTAAAAATCAATATAAATCTACAACTTTTATCATTGATCCGACCAAAAAGTTCACTCCTCCATTCTCTGTACCATTCACGTCAAAACATGACATGCCCACCATCATTGCTCTACTTGTTTCAAACATGGACCAAGGTAAAACACAGAATCTCAACTCAAAGTTGATCAAGAAAATTCCATGTATCTAAGTTCAGTCCATGTTTTGGTGAGTTTGTACCTTCAATACCAATCACTTATCTATGAGCAGAATCAAtactatttacagtattttgtgtatttttgtccGGTATCCCAACTCATCGAAGGGAGGGCGGCTCACCTGCTGTTCTAGTTCCTCTTTGTACGTTGGTGCCCTCCGctcaacaggctccacccttcccagtctggtggacctgctctctctatagggaggtccaccctcctcagcccagggacccctgccctcggccGGGTGGTGGCCCATgtacacccctctccccccttcaggCAGAGTGGAGGGATCTCTTCTGAGGGAGGCACCGTACTCctagggaagagagaaaaggcatACTATGAGCAGTGTTccatttaaaatgacatttacTCGCTACAAATGAGGTGCCATTCACAGATGAGTATTCCTCTCACACCATTTTTGAAATAAAAGCCAGTCAGCTGTCTATACTCTACGAATAAAGAGAAACTCACCCTTGTTTCCATGTAAGGACCATCTTGTTTGAAGTTAGGGTTAAGCTTCATTTTCTGAAACTTTGGCCCTCTGTTGCTTGAGGAAGTTCTCAAGTTCAGTTTTCTCAATTTTGCAGATGGAAAATTGTGAACACTCCTGTGAACACAAGACGGTGTTTACCTACTAGTATTTGGCAACTGGTAAGGCACACAGGTAGCCTACTTAAGGCTTCTCTTCCAACTAAAGCACACCAAAAGTTCTCACACATGATGTAACTCCCATATTTCTGACAGTGCTTGTTCTTAACTGTGCAATGACACTAATATTAGTGGTACGCATTAAGACCTTATCTCTGTACtgagtttctgtttgtgtcagtCTTAGCTAATATCGGCTGCCAAAAAGCGTCAGACGTGACATCATAATGCTTTGGAATGCCAAGATGTGTCCGTTGTTATGTCAACTTCTGATTATGATGTCACGCCTGATGCTTCTTTGCAGGCAAGTTCCCTATGGTAAAAGTGGGGGTACGCGCACCCCGGAGGACGCGGATCGTTCTCTGGTGTACGCAAAATAAATCGCTGATTTTCCTTACCAAACAGTCCTTTTGATGATTGGCCGACTGCAGTCTCAGTATCAAACATAAATACATGCACTCTAGGCCTAGTGTATCaacagaatgatgtcatcacaATGTCTAATATGTTGGCTAAGGGATAATGTTAAAATAATATCATTAGGCTACAAAATAACAGTGTGTAAATCACGCATGGTCATTTACTTTTGTTCGTATGTTAAGTAAACATTTGTATCCCGCCTACacaattcattcattatttgTATAAGTTACATCAGAAGTCATCAATAGGCCTACTAAGTAGATTGATTAGATCAGTAACACTCCTGAAGctttaatgtatttaaatggTTATTATGAAGATTTTGATCTCATTAGGCCTACAGCTTACAATTCTTTGTGAAGAATGGTCTGAAATAAAATCCTGTATTTACATCGGTGTATTCCCTAAATGctttgagctgtgtgtgtcatccaAAAATACCACCAGTGGAACAATTTCTGTTGTCATGCTGTATTAATATTACAAGGGCGAAATCTGTCATTAATGGTTTTAACCAAAAGAAAGAATTTGCTGGAAGGGAAATAATGGTAGAAATGTGGGAAAGTTAAAGTAGAAAGTTGTGTCCAGTCAATCTTGAGTCTTATGTAATGAGTTTGTGTGACAAAGACAATTGGTTCCGTTACACCAACTAATAAGTATCCACAGTGGACCTTTTTTTATTCAGTCCACTACGTTTTCAACTGAAACATACAACCGCAATTTAAGTAAAATGgacattcaaatgtaaatagCCTAATACAGATGTCAAATTATGCAGTTCTAATGATGATGCTATACAAGCTAGTTTTAATTAACTCAACAAGCAATTAATTTCCAGATGTGATAAGTTGCCATTTATTCTCCACTTTTTTCCGGAACATTTTATGATCTAATGGATTCGTAAAGAAGGTTGCAGTCTAGAAGACACTCTACTCTCAGAAAGCCaacaagagagagtgagtgagtgagtgagtgagaaagagagagagagagagagtgagagagagagagatagagagagagacagtgagactgagtgagagattgagtgagagagggagagagaatgagagagagtgtgagagaaagagagagagacagagagacagagagagagagacagagagagagagacagagagagagcgagagtgagagagagtgagagagagagagagagagagagagagagatagtgagagacagtgagagaaagattgagtgagagattgagtgagagagggagagagaaagagagagagacagagagcaaagagagacagagagagaaggagagagagagaaagagacagagagagacagagagagagagagacagagagagacagagagagagagagacagagagagacagagagagagagtcagtatTTCCTCATGTTTCTTTGGGTCCATGCTCTTTGACATGATGTAGTCATCTGGCAGTCTGATAAACTCCCTGGAAGCCTCCATCCTAAGACACATAGAGAAATTTAGCATCTCATACTTCATGACCAAACTCTGTTCTACTCTCCCCTAAACTTTGCAGTAGTGCCCCAGTAGCGGAGGGTGTTACCTGTCAAGTGAGTCCAGCTCCTCTCACTCTGAGCGCATCATCTGGCCCTCCGCCCGTTTCTGCTCTCTGAGCAGCTTTTTACGGATTGCAGACAATTTACAGAGGACTTCCCTCTCGTACTCTGGTAGGCagcctgacacacatacacacacaatgacatacCAACATACCAACTAATCCACAATGTGTTGGTTCTAGCTATATGGAACAtttagtgtttttgtgtgtgtgttacctgcagctCTCAACTCCTTCCTAACAGCTGGGACAGAAGCTGTCTGGGATTGGAGCCCTGAAAGAGAACCCTTCTAaaaggtgtgtgggggagagagacatcagtTTATCCCTGTTTTCAGACCATGCTCTACATACTACATTTATGGTTTATACAAGCGGTAACTTACAgacatgggggtggtggggcatttgctgtccatgctggggggactgggggtggaCGGGGTGGCCctgtgtctcttctggagggtggggatgggggtcgAGATCTCCCTTCGCATCTGCAGATAGACAGTAAGATGGGGATCatactgatatttctgtttgttcAAATCTTTCTAATCAAGTTGTGTGGTCCTCTCACCTCTTGAATGCgcgcctgtctctctttctcatagcgcgtcctcccagcagcaatctcctcttcctccgcctTTTTCTTGTTCTTCTCCTTGGCGAGacggaccagctccttgtttttgGCCGTTTGCTGTTGCAAGAAGAAGACCAAACTTTATTTAGCTAATAACAGCTGAGTCAAAAGAACACTCCTGAAAGAGAACACTCCTAAAAGGGGTCTGTGGGGGACAGAGACATGTGTTTCTACCTGTTTTCAGATGATGCACTCCACAGTACGTTTATGGTTTATACAAACGGTAACTTACAGACATGGAGGAGGTAGATCGTCTGCTGTCCATGCTGGGGGGACTGGAGGTGGACTGGGGGGCCCTGTGTCTCTTCTGGAGCGTGGGGATGGGAGGCGAGATCTCCCTTTGCACCTGCAGATAGACAGTGAGATGGGGATCatactgatatttctgtttgtttaacttTCGAATAAAGTTTCGTGGTCCTCTCACCTTTTGAAAGAGCGtctggagctaggggaagggctaagactaaggggtatacaccccttaaaaccaagtaagatcgggagcttacttgaaacctagggctatgtgaaaactgcgcgaccggcaacaatggcgaccaaatcatccagagagtccgataaatgttatgttaccggcttaattaattgataaaaaattatgacagtcttgttttgtgttatgtacagtcatgaacatatatatttgcaaccattttcctaatagaaacgtttctaaaaatcgctagtttggtacgttaatgttacagttctgaattgcacaacagtcccgcatttctttgactagcatgtctacagttccaagtaaactccattagcagcgaatttcgtttaatatcagtgcataacgctacttgctttggagatatcgatacgtgctagatgacgtacctgtaaccaagtgtcgtcccatttcctagggctatgtagcccttaccccttactttcgagggccaaggggaaggggtaaggtaaggggaaggggtaaggggaaggggtaagggggagtattgggattcggccttaacattaaatacttacattttgctttacattaaaatcatacaaacggctctggctctccctcttccagctcctcagctctctcaataccttgatatgtttctctttactttaacttttttatttaccgGGGGAAAAAGGCTGCAATttcccttcctcgtttcatgaaGACTTCTAGAAGAATAAAAACgtgtaaaaaaataacaaatatatatatttttttttattcagtcagctcaggggggccacagggggggccagggacatttttacaggggcactggcccctgtaggcccccgtgttgAAACGCCCCTGGTAGCAGCCTCATTTTGCGCAGAAGATTTGGTTAAAAGTGATTGCTGGGCCTTAAACTCAGATTTCAGGTCAACTTTATCAACTTTCCTTGCACGTATTGCGCTCAtgagtagcctggtcctaaccagactctcgtacatttcatttgtagagtctggcctcgctccattgacaagcgttgacttccttgtaggctggtactctgttgaagtttaaaactattggatctgctcagagccactctgatctgccataaccaatcgctagcgttcgccttagccaattccttcaccactagtgtttatttttatttttttattcaatatTTTTAGCAAATACAGTTATACAGTGTTCAACAATTACATGCTCACTTACGTAACAAAGGTATTTGTGTCAGATTAAACATAGCAAATCTGCAGACACTAGAGACACTTCAATAAATTAGTAATGTATGCAAGGGGATATACAATGCAATAAAAATAACCAAAAtaaaatagaaatccaacatcATTATAGGAAAGCATATCGACAATGTCTCGAATTAGTCTGTGTCACTACAGATTTTatcttttacattacattttagtagacgctcttatccagagcgacttacagtaagtacagggacattccccccgaggcaagtagggtgaagtgccttgcccaaggacacaacgtcatttgacacggccgggaatcgatctggcaaccttctagCCCGataactagcccgattccctaaccgctcagccatctgactccctaataTCTAAAATGTTTTGAAGTTTTAATTGCTTTTTTGTTGTGTAATTTAGAAATAGATTCAAAGAGTATTTTAAGTTCAAAGAGGAACACGTTAAAATTGGGCTTGGAATGGAGTATTCTTGCTTTATGAATATGAAATTTACCAAGTAGACATGATAATGTAATTGTGATGTCTATAACGATGCAACCAGTATTGGAGTTCAGAAACAAAACCATTTCTTCAGAGATATGTACCAGTTTGTTGTGGAACGTAAATATTTGCATCAAAACATCGGCCCAGAACTTCCGTAAAAATGTGCTTCTGTAAAATAGATGAAGAATGGACTCATCTTGACCAGAGCAAAAACAGCATAGCTGTGAAACATCtggtttaaatgtatttaagaaAGCGTTGCAAGAGTAATATTTATGTAGGATCTTCATATAAACTTCTTTAGttttatttgaaataaaaaATCTATGCGGATCAGACCATACACATGCTATCATCATTTCAGGGAAATTAGATTTCCAAAAGTGAAGTGCTCTGGGAGAGTCACTGTGAATCATCAATATTGATTGCCTGATGTGAAGATTATTACATTTCCTGTCAATAAGGTCTAACCCATTAATTGATAATCGAGGCATCTCACCCGTGAAAGACCCATATGAGGTCTGGGTCTTTACAAGAAATTGCTATTTGGTTTTGTGATTAGCAGATCTCAGTAAGGTAACCCATTAACTCccttttctgggagt belongs to Hypomesus transpacificus isolate Combined female chromosome 15, fHypTra1, whole genome shotgun sequence and includes:
- the LOC124477891 gene encoding centrosome and spindle pole associated protein 1-like; translated protein: MRLLPGAFQHGGLQGPLQTLFQKVQREISPPIPTLQKRHRAPQSTSSPPSMDSRRSTSSMSQTAKNKELVRLAKEKNKKKAEEEEIAAGRTRYEKERQARIQEMRREISTPIPTLQKRHRATPSTPSPPSMDSKCPTTPMSKGSLSGLQSQTASVPAVRKELRAAGCLPEYEREVLCKLSAIRKKLLREQKRAEGQMMRSE